A section of the Alkalihalobacillus sp. LMS39 genome encodes:
- a CDS encoding DUF3906 family protein, translating into MYLFKMEVVLDIGNVVVIVCAKDDESAFSLAEIEIEQHYLKLPDIKELSIVEKKPVRKGAGFVI; encoded by the coding sequence ATGTATCTTTTTAAAATGGAAGTTGTACTTGATATTGGAAATGTCGTTGTCATTGTCTGTGCGAAAGACGATGAATCTGCTTTTTCGTTAGCTGAAATCGAGATTGAACAACATTATTTAAAACTTCCAGACATTAAAGAGCTTAGTATTGTCGAAAAGAAGCCGGTTCGAAAAGGCGCTGGATTTGTAATTTAA
- a CDS encoding sirohydrochlorin chelatase, translating to MQAVLYIGHGTRIKEGVTQFELFIEKVKAAVDVPIQHHSFIELAEPNIEDGIAACVEQGATSIAVIPVLLLAAGHAKLDIPEEIDKAKVKFPTVSIQYGRVIGIDKRMTDMVVDRLVQQGLPLHADEQSQQQTAVLLVGRGSSDPDANSDLAKLARLIWESAPVDHVETCYLAATKPTFDQGLERVQYLPHNKVYVIPYLLFTGILLKQMDAKITKLNEKLTTKDIVLCDYLGYHPDLINVIKDRVKETIANEVPVNCDACKYRMAISS from the coding sequence ATGCAAGCAGTCTTATATATAGGTCATGGTACGAGGATTAAAGAAGGGGTTACTCAATTTGAGTTATTCATTGAAAAAGTAAAAGCAGCTGTTGATGTGCCAATTCAACACCATAGTTTTATTGAACTAGCCGAACCGAATATTGAAGATGGGATCGCTGCTTGTGTTGAACAAGGGGCAACATCGATTGCGGTTATTCCAGTTTTATTACTAGCAGCTGGACATGCTAAGCTTGATATTCCGGAAGAAATTGATAAAGCAAAAGTGAAATTTCCTACGGTTTCAATTCAATATGGTCGTGTTATTGGAATTGATAAACGAATGACGGATATGGTTGTTGACAGACTTGTTCAACAAGGCTTACCGTTACATGCAGATGAACAAAGCCAGCAGCAAACAGCTGTATTGTTAGTTGGTCGTGGAAGTAGTGATCCAGATGCGAATAGTGATCTTGCTAAACTAGCTCGGTTGATTTGGGAATCGGCTCCTGTTGACCATGTTGAAACTTGTTATTTAGCTGCGACCAAGCCAACCTTTGACCAAGGGCTAGAACGTGTGCAATATCTCCCGCATAATAAAGTTTATGTCATTCCTTATCTTTTGTTTACTGGAATTCTATTAAAGCAAATGGATGCTAAAATCACAAAATTAAATGAAAAATTAACAACGAAAGACATTGTTCTTTGTGATTATTTAGGATATCACCCAGACTTAATCAATGTGATAAAAGACAGAGTGAAAGAAACGATAGCAAATGAAGTACCGGTCAATTGTGATGCCTGTAAGTACCGTATGGCTATTTCGTCGTAA
- a CDS encoding MerR family transcriptional regulator translates to MSYRDKKVITIGIVSELTGLSERKIRYYEERKLIFPERSKGGTRKYSFLDVERLVDIANKMEDGMQTYEIRRMEQKAIRKKEVRERMLRGQINAAFNIRK, encoded by the coding sequence GTGTCCTATAGAGATAAAAAAGTAATTACGATTGGAATCGTAAGTGAATTAACAGGCTTATCTGAACGAAAAATCCGCTATTATGAAGAACGAAAATTAATTTTTCCCGAACGTTCAAAAGGAGGCACACGAAAATATTCTTTTTTAGATGTCGAGCGATTAGTTGACATCGCCAATAAAATGGAAGACGGGATGCAAACGTATGAAATTCGTCGAATGGAACAAAAAGCCATTCGTAAAAAAGAAGTGCGTGAACGGATGCTTCGTGGTCAAATTAATGCTGCTTTTAATATCCGAAAATAA
- a CDS encoding divergent polysaccharide deacetylase family protein, translating into MKRQFILITTLLLCFFPLDGIFAAEQQEQRVAIIIDDFGGDVGGVDSFFSSNIPITVAVMPFLEQSKQQATKAHELGFEVMVHLPLEPKKGKKSWLGPNPITSDLSVEEVKERVHLAIDSVPFAVGLNNHMGSKIVEDEEIVKAILEVAKERNLYVIDSGTSNKSFIPKVADELGIPWAVRDIFLDDTHSSRGHVTTQMKKLANIARHKGTAIGIGHVGIKGEETVKGIQNGLGYLTDHNIIIVPMSHLLDSKIEKNPAEFWHPRNKEVQS; encoded by the coding sequence ATGAAACGACAGTTTATATTAATCACAACATTACTTCTTTGTTTTTTTCCGTTAGACGGGATATTTGCAGCTGAGCAACAGGAACAACGAGTAGCCATCATCATTGATGATTTCGGTGGTGATGTGGGAGGCGTCGATTCTTTTTTCTCTTCAAACATTCCGATTACCGTTGCTGTTATGCCATTTTTAGAGCAATCTAAACAACAAGCAACAAAAGCACATGAGCTCGGGTTTGAAGTGATGGTTCACCTTCCGCTTGAACCGAAAAAAGGAAAGAAATCATGGCTCGGACCAAACCCAATCACAAGCGATCTTTCAGTTGAAGAAGTGAAGGAACGTGTTCATTTAGCGATTGATTCTGTTCCTTTTGCGGTTGGGTTGAACAATCATATGGGTTCAAAAATTGTAGAAGACGAAGAAATAGTGAAAGCAATACTAGAAGTCGCTAAAGAACGGAATTTATATGTCATTGATAGTGGGACAAGCAATAAATCCTTTATCCCTAAAGTGGCAGATGAATTAGGTATCCCATGGGCTGTTCGAGATATTTTCTTAGATGATACTCATTCATCACGTGGACATGTGACAACACAAATGAAAAAATTAGCAAATATCGCGCGCCATAAAGGTACAGCGATTGGCATTGGCCATGTTGGGATTAAAGGAGAAGAAACGGTAAAAGGGATTCAAAATGGGTTAGGCTATTTAACTGACCATAATATTATCATAGTACCAATGTCACATTTGCTCGACAGCAAAATCGAGAAAAACCCAGCTGAATTTTGGCATCCTAGAAATAAGGAGGTTCAATCATGA
- the cobA gene encoding uroporphyrinogen-III C-methyltransferase: MSGKVYLVGAGPGDIGLITVKGKESLQKADVVLYDRLINPVLLSFVKPNTELIYCGKLPDRHFLRQEAINALLVEKALEGKTVVRLKGGDPSVFGRVGEEAEELVLHNIEYEIVPGVTSSIAAASYAGIPVTHREYGFSFAVVTGHDKSRTGKPIIDWAALAGIDTIAFYMGVGNIEYITEQLMSHQKSPDTPVILIQWGTYGRQKTLEGTLATISQKVADVKFSNPAITLVGNIVALREKLAWFENKKLHGKQIIVARTGTGESELGKKLEEYGAEVVHYPQFTSVKKEELATSSIQSIEQYEQVLFLSPESVRFFMESLVAIKKDIRKVQAAFVVNSVKSERELLKYGCFCEPFNTSKRSLVVGTSAQYKSCDYQTMDFYETHHTVINETSHIIVQRLFADDTVNTVVFPSSASVSTFVDAVCKVEPNIVETLQRSQIICFGQKSYDAAVAHGFKHAQMANEPTVDSVVDIILKETIQTK; this comes from the coding sequence ATGAGCGGAAAAGTATATTTAGTCGGTGCAGGACCTGGAGATATTGGATTAATTACAGTAAAGGGGAAGGAAAGCTTACAAAAAGCCGATGTTGTTCTATATGATCGACTTATTAATCCAGTATTACTGTCTTTTGTAAAACCAAATACGGAACTTATTTATTGTGGAAAACTTCCTGACAGGCATTTTTTACGACAAGAAGCGATTAATGCACTGTTAGTTGAAAAAGCACTTGAAGGGAAAACCGTTGTGCGATTAAAAGGTGGTGACCCGAGTGTATTCGGGCGTGTAGGTGAAGAAGCAGAAGAGCTTGTCCTTCATAATATCGAGTATGAAATTGTTCCTGGGGTGACATCAAGTATAGCTGCAGCTTCTTATGCGGGAATTCCTGTCACACATCGCGAATATGGTTTTTCCTTTGCGGTTGTAACCGGTCATGATAAATCGAGAACGGGGAAGCCCATTATTGATTGGGCCGCATTAGCTGGAATTGATACAATTGCCTTTTATATGGGAGTCGGCAATATAGAGTATATTACAGAACAATTGATGTCTCATCAAAAATCACCAGATACGCCTGTTATTTTAATACAATGGGGAACGTATGGGAGGCAAAAAACATTAGAAGGAACATTAGCAACGATATCTCAGAAAGTCGCTGATGTGAAGTTTTCTAACCCGGCCATTACGCTAGTCGGAAACATTGTCGCATTACGAGAAAAATTAGCCTGGTTTGAAAACAAAAAACTACATGGAAAGCAAATAATTGTTGCTAGGACAGGTACGGGGGAAAGTGAACTCGGCAAAAAACTCGAAGAATACGGGGCAGAGGTTGTCCATTATCCACAATTTACATCAGTAAAAAAGGAAGAATTAGCAACAAGTTCAATACAAAGCATAGAACAATATGAACAAGTATTATTTTTATCACCGGAAAGTGTTCGCTTCTTTATGGAATCATTGGTTGCTATAAAAAAGGACATTAGAAAGGTTCAAGCAGCCTTTGTTGTCAACTCTGTGAAATCTGAACGGGAATTATTGAAATATGGCTGTTTTTGCGAGCCTTTTAATACATCCAAACGATCGCTTGTTGTAGGAACGAGTGCACAATATAAATCCTGTGATTATCAGACGATGGACTTTTATGAAACGCATCATACCGTTATTAACGAAACGAGTCATATTATTGTTCAGCGACTTTTTGCGGATGATACGGTCAATACGGTTGTTTTTCCAAGTTCAGCTTCTGTTTCAACATTTGTTGACGCAGTATGTAAGGTCGAACCGAATATCGTTGAAACGCTGCAACGAAGTCAAATTATATGTTTTGGACAAAAATCGTATGACGCTGCAGTAGCGCATGGCTTTAAACATGCACAAATGGCAAACGAGCCAACAGTAGATTCTGTTGTGGACATTATATTGAAGGAAACGATACAAACAAAGTAG
- a CDS encoding bifunctional precorrin-2 dehydrogenase/sirohydrochlorin ferrochelatase, protein MSLYPIMLQLENKEVFVVGGGKIALRKVIGLLDANATVTVISPTLHEQLIELVTAHKINWIQDIFKREYIQSAVFIFAATNDSEINEMVYKSANEYQFVNRVDDQKQSDFYLPSVLQRGKLMITVSTNGASPTLAKKIKQELEHHYDESYCEYVDFLAWARTEIKHKINDERDRKFLLKRIIDDEVYKTNEKYEQVKKWIRENDLKLD, encoded by the coding sequence ATGTCATTATATCCAATTATGCTCCAGCTTGAAAATAAAGAGGTCTTCGTTGTTGGTGGAGGAAAAATCGCTTTAAGAAAAGTGATTGGCCTTCTCGATGCTAATGCAACTGTGACTGTTATTTCCCCAACATTACATGAGCAATTAATAGAACTTGTTACAGCTCACAAAATAAACTGGATACAAGATATTTTTAAACGAGAGTATATTCAATCTGCAGTTTTTATTTTTGCTGCGACAAATGACTCCGAAATAAATGAAATGGTGTATAAAAGTGCAAATGAATATCAATTTGTTAATCGTGTTGACGATCAAAAACAAAGTGATTTTTACTTACCTTCCGTATTACAACGTGGCAAGTTAATGATTACTGTATCAACAAATGGAGCAAGTCCCACGTTGGCAAAAAAAATAAAACAGGAACTTGAACACCATTATGATGAAAGCTATTGTGAGTATGTCGATTTTTTAGCTTGGGCAAGAACTGAAATCAAACATAAAATCAATGATGAACGAGATCGAAAGTTTTTATTAAAACGAATTATTGACGATGAAGTATATAAAACAAATGAAAAATATGAGCAAGTGAAAAAATGGATAAGAGAAAACGACCTGAAACTAGATTGA
- a CDS encoding NAD(P)/FAD-dependent oxidoreductase: MIFDCVIIGGGIAGLQAAIQLGRYDHKILVIDKGGGRSELCQEYHNLLGWPDGVSGEYFRTVGRKQAEQYGVEFIFEEVKDVMKSPDGFKVIAESSIFYGKRILIATGIEDRLPPIDRIKPCLGKSIFLCPDCDGYEIKNKKTVVIGSGNKGAGMAAVLTYWSKDILFINHDKAPIDDKHKHILKKHNIPIYNEKVNDIQVENESHLQGVRLENGKKIEVKHAFLAMSGSKVNTTMTKSIGVERLENHHINVNPRTKETNIPHVFAVGDAIAHSQLLSIAMGDGAQAAIWIHKSLL, encoded by the coding sequence ATGATCTTTGATTGTGTCATCATCGGCGGTGGAATTGCAGGATTACAAGCTGCCATTCAGCTAGGACGATACGACCATAAAATCCTTGTAATTGATAAAGGTGGTGGACGTTCAGAGTTATGTCAAGAGTACCATAACTTATTAGGATGGCCAGACGGAGTTTCAGGAGAATATTTCCGAACTGTCGGTAGAAAACAAGCAGAACAATACGGAGTTGAATTTATATTTGAAGAAGTAAAAGATGTAATGAAATCTCCTGATGGATTCAAAGTGATAGCCGAAAGTTCTATTTTTTACGGAAAACGGATTTTAATCGCAACAGGAATTGAAGATCGTCTTCCTCCGATTGACCGAATTAAACCTTGTTTAGGGAAAAGCATTTTCCTTTGCCCTGATTGTGATGGCTATGAAATTAAAAATAAAAAAACAGTCGTCATCGGATCGGGAAATAAAGGAGCGGGCATGGCTGCGGTTCTTACGTATTGGTCTAAAGATATTTTGTTTATTAATCATGATAAGGCCCCAATTGATGATAAACATAAACATATATTAAAAAAACATAATATCCCAATCTATAATGAAAAAGTTAACGATATCCAAGTGGAAAATGAATCACACTTACAAGGTGTACGGCTCGAGAACGGGAAAAAAATCGAAGTGAAACATGCCTTCCTTGCGATGTCCGGTTCTAAAGTAAATACGACCATGACGAAATCAATAGGTGTGGAACGACTTGAAAATCACCATATCAATGTCAACCCACGTACAAAAGAAACGAATATTCCTCATGTCTTTGCCGTCGGAGATGCCATTGCCCATTCACAATTGCTTTCGATTGCAATGGGTGACGGTGCACAGGCAGCCATTTGGATTCATAAAAGTTTGTTATAA
- a CDS encoding serine protease, whose translation MTRNEEEKNEHLPDEEIEESYVPTAEDFLFDEEEDESTIKKKKRRTKLKRWIAIGVAFVLFLNGFAFIFQQYSMDTIEFLKTSYRLSQQEDIQTYKQAVVTIQGERLKGTGFNIAEDGLVVTNHHVIEGLQGIGVSFPNGEMYVATLIESYPEIDIAFLQIEGEHLPFLPLRENSGEVDEHIYVIGNPLSFAWISNEGEILSYEEEVVTISAPIYRGNSGSPVIGADGEVVAVVYAKTVPAIGSGDSSVGLAVPIEEVRKKLADINE comes from the coding sequence ATGACGAGAAATGAAGAGGAGAAGAACGAGCACCTTCCTGATGAGGAAATCGAGGAATCTTATGTGCCGACAGCAGAAGATTTTTTATTCGATGAAGAAGAGGATGAATCGACAATAAAGAAAAAGAAAAGGCGAACGAAGCTTAAAAGATGGATTGCCATCGGTGTTGCTTTTGTTCTTTTTCTTAATGGATTTGCATTTATTTTTCAGCAGTATAGTATGGATACAATAGAGTTTTTAAAAACATCATACCGACTTTCTCAACAAGAGGATATTCAAACATATAAACAAGCGGTCGTCACCATTCAAGGAGAGCGCTTAAAAGGGACGGGTTTTAACATAGCAGAAGATGGCTTAGTTGTGACAAATCACCATGTTATTGAAGGTTTACAAGGCATTGGTGTTTCTTTTCCTAATGGAGAGATGTATGTTGCTACTCTTATAGAATCATACCCTGAGATTGATATTGCCTTTTTGCAAATAGAAGGAGAGCATTTACCCTTTCTCCCATTGCGTGAAAATAGCGGAGAAGTGGACGAACATATTTATGTCATTGGGAATCCGTTATCCTTTGCTTGGATAAGTAATGAAGGGGAAATTTTATCGTATGAAGAAGAAGTTGTGACGATTTCCGCCCCGATATATCGTGGGAATAGCGGTAGCCCTGTTATTGGTGCAGATGGGGAAGTTGTTGCTGTTGTCTATGCAAAAACAGTCCCAGCAATCGGAAGTGGAGATTCCTCTGTTGGCTTGGCGGTTCCAATTGAAGAAGTGAGAAAAAAACTAGCAGACATAAACGAGTAG
- a CDS encoding S8 family peptidase has protein sequence MTKKSMIVIGALFLLIIGLVFSNVNQSQEQGTGYSPLSNDKQEELEHTGMDQVLADDLSMTTSMFLSQLSLQLQRWAEQDISTTTLRTKFEEELGEHPHFEGFAIVEEDDITVSVGHVQDDKVKEITTKNATYSSPYQYDDKQYMVMREPLSETKDVIGVIDLQFVTSYVKEIASVADGNGNFFISGGDNTKAKWTSTKDLPENITAQTVPELGWQIVVHSDEEGQEQREYYPRQAVVKFTNEEEGLQWLDNNETLAIMEDSSPYYVIESTEYETVDLVQMLPHEIEIDFVEPNYVITKQATTQVTVPNDEFFAPYQWNLSQISAESGWNFSGGDEDIIIAILDTGVDPDHQDLAGKVLEGFNAIDGSSDTTDEHGHGTHVAGIAAALTNNVTGIAGVAWENLILPIKVLDENGEGTSFEVARGIRWAVDNGAQVINMSLGDYHSSFALHDAIKYADRHDVILIAASGNDNVSTPMYPARYKEVLTVGAVTENRERAFFSNYGGHIDVTAPGEHIPSLFPNNNYVVMSGTSMAAPHVAGLAGLIKAANPELTNKQIYRIIKKSSEDLGRRGRDPFYGHGEINVSNALQKLR, from the coding sequence ATGACTAAAAAATCAATGATTGTCATTGGAGCACTATTCCTACTCATTATTGGATTAGTGTTTTCCAATGTAAACCAATCACAAGAACAAGGTACGGGCTACTCCCCTCTTTCGAATGATAAACAAGAGGAGCTTGAACATACTGGAATGGATCAAGTTCTTGCTGATGACTTATCGATGACAACTTCGATGTTTCTGTCTCAATTGTCTCTTCAATTACAACGCTGGGCTGAACAAGATATAAGTACCACTACTTTGCGAACAAAATTCGAAGAAGAACTAGGGGAACATCCTCATTTTGAAGGGTTTGCCATTGTAGAAGAAGATGATATAACAGTTTCTGTTGGTCATGTTCAAGATGACAAAGTGAAAGAAATAACAACAAAAAATGCCACGTACTCTTCTCCATATCAATACGATGATAAACAGTATATGGTGATGAGAGAACCATTATCAGAAACAAAAGATGTGATTGGTGTGATTGATTTACAATTTGTTACATCTTATGTGAAAGAAATCGCTTCAGTAGCAGATGGAAATGGAAACTTTTTTATTTCTGGTGGTGATAACACAAAAGCAAAATGGACCTCGACAAAAGACTTACCAGAAAATATTACAGCGCAAACCGTACCAGAACTTGGTTGGCAAATTGTCGTACACTCTGACGAAGAAGGACAAGAACAAAGGGAATATTACCCAAGGCAAGCGGTTGTTAAATTTACTAATGAAGAAGAAGGATTACAATGGTTAGACAATAATGAAACATTAGCAATAATGGAAGATAGTTCTCCCTACTATGTAATCGAATCAACAGAATATGAAACCGTTGATTTAGTACAAATGCTTCCACATGAGATTGAAATTGATTTTGTCGAACCTAATTATGTCATTACAAAACAAGCGACAACTCAAGTGACTGTGCCTAATGATGAATTTTTTGCCCCTTATCAATGGAACTTAAGTCAAATTTCTGCTGAAAGCGGATGGAATTTTTCTGGTGGTGATGAAGATATTATTATCGCAATTCTTGACACAGGGGTTGACCCAGACCATCAAGATTTAGCGGGTAAAGTGTTAGAAGGGTTTAATGCCATCGACGGTTCTTCTGACACAACAGATGAACACGGACACGGTACTCATGTGGCAGGGATTGCTGCCGCTCTAACAAATAATGTGACAGGAATTGCCGGTGTCGCATGGGAAAATTTAATTTTACCGATAAAGGTTCTTGATGAAAATGGAGAAGGAACATCATTTGAAGTCGCTAGAGGCATTCGCTGGGCTGTTGACAATGGCGCTCAAGTCATAAACATGAGTTTAGGTGATTATCACAGTTCATTTGCCTTACATGATGCGATTAAATATGCAGATAGACATGATGTTATTTTAATTGCTGCTAGTGGAAACGATAATGTTAGCACACCAATGTACCCTGCTAGATATAAAGAAGTACTGACAGTTGGTGCTGTAACAGAAAACCGTGAACGGGCCTTTTTCTCCAATTACGGAGGGCATATCGACGTTACTGCACCTGGGGAACATATTCCAAGCCTTTTTCCTAATAACAATTACGTCGTTATGTCAGGAACATCAATGGCCGCCCCTCACGTTGCAGGACTAGCTGGATTGATAAAAGCCGCAAACCCCGAATTAACAAATAAGCAAATTTACCGCATTATAAAAAAATCATCTGAAGATTTAGGACGCAGAGGACGAGACCCTTTTTATGGTCATGGTGAAATTAACGTTTCTAATGCCCTTCAAAAATTGAGATAA